A stretch of the Capsicum annuum cultivar UCD-10X-F1 chromosome 10, UCD10Xv1.1, whole genome shotgun sequence genome encodes the following:
- the LOC107844773 gene encoding cationic peroxidase 1 has translation MASHSFLFLYMLVTLSLVGMAFSDLDDDFYDDVCPKALPTIKRVVEDAVRKEKRMGASLLRLHFHDCFVNGCDASILLDQTSAIDSEKTSRANNNSARGFEVIDKIKSEVDKVCGRSVVSCADILAVAARDSVVALHGPSWEVKLGRRDSTTASRTAADNNIPTPLMDLPALISNFKNHGLDEEDLVALSGGHTLGFAQCFTFRNRIYNETNINSTFARQLQANCPRSGGDSNLATLDPTAAIFDSKYFSNLVSKKGLLHSDQALVSGGKTGGFVKEYSKNLRTFSKDFAKSMIKMGDIKPLTGKQGQIRVNCRKVN, from the exons ATGGCTTCTCATAGTTTCCTCTTTCTTTATATGTTAGTCACGCTTTCTCTAGTAGGCATGGCATTTTCGGATTTGGACGATGATTTCTATGACGATGTCTGTCCCAAAGCTTTACCAACCATTAAACGGGTTGTTGAGGATGCAGTCCGAAAAGAGAAGCGAATGGGCGCTTCTTTGCTACGTTTACATTTTCATGATTGTTTCGTTAAT GGTTGCGATGCTTCGATTCTTCTTGATCAAACTTCTGCTATTGATAGTGAAAAGACTTCTCGTGCTAATAACAATTCTGCTAGAGGGTTTGAGGTGATCGATAAAATTAAGTCCGAGGTTGATAAAGTTTGTGGACGTTCAGTTGTATCTTGTGCGGACATCTTGGCAGTGGCAGCTCGTGATTCCGTTGTTGCT CTACATGGACCAAGTTGGGAAGTGAAACTAGGAAGAAGAGACTCCACTACAGCAAGTAGAACAGCCGCCGACAATAATATTCCAACTCCGTTGATGGACTTACCTGCCCTTATCAGCAACTTCAAAAACCATGGTTTGGATGAGGAAGATCTTGTTGCCCTCTCCGGTGGACACACActtgggtttgctcagtgcttCACCTTTAGGAATCGCATCTACAATGAGACTAACATCAATTCCACCTTTGCACGCCAACTCCAAGCCAATTGTCCACGTAGTGGAGGTGATTCCAATCTTGCTACTCTTGATCCGACTGCGGCTATTTTTGACTCCAAATATTTTAGCAACTTAGTGTCCAAGAAAGGGCTTTTACATTCTGATCAAGCACTCGTTAGTGGAGGAAAGACCGGTGGTTTTGTTAAGGAATATAGTAAAAACCTAAGGACTTTCTCGAAAGATTTTGCCAAGTCTATGATTAAGATGGGTGATATCAAGCCATTAACGGGGAAGCAAGGCCAAATTCGTGTCAACTGCAGGAAGGTGAATTAA